The Triticum aestivum cultivar Chinese Spring chromosome 4B, IWGSC CS RefSeq v2.1, whole genome shotgun sequence sequence cgatacgtgttggaagtgtttccaagtttgatgtgatctaacatcgcacactccctctaccatcaagattagtattaaacctgaataagtgctcttgcacctaaaggaatggtttattgaattttgatcgtagtgatacacatgttcatgccaaaagatagtaatgatagtaccacctacttgtggcactgccacgtaagtcatatcggtataaaacgcatgaagaagctccatattgatggatctttgggctcactcgtttttgaaaagtttgagacatgcgaaccatgtctattggtgtatatgcatgaagaaactccatgcaaatggaccgttttgactcagtTGATTTTgcatcacttgggacatgcaaatcataccacatgggcaagatgactgaaaagcctcgttttctgtaagatggaacaagatagcaacttgttggaagtaacacattttgatgtgtgtagtccaatgagtgctgaggcatgcagtgaatatcgttatgttcttacttcacagatgattcgagtagatgttgagtatatttacttgatgaatcacgagtctgaattattgaaaggttcaagtaatttcagtgtgaagttgaaagatcgtcgtgacaagaggataaaagatctatgatatgatcatagagatgaatatctgaatcacgagtttggcacagaattaagacattgtggaaattgtttcacaactgatacagcctggaacaccatagtgtgatggtgtgtccagacgtcatagttgcaccctattggatatggtgcataccatgatgtctcttatcgagttaccactatcgttcatgggttaggcattagagacaaccacattcactttaaatagggcaccacataatttcgttgagacgacaccgtatgaactatggtttggagaaacctaagttgccgtttcttgaaagtttggggctgcgacgcttatgtgaaaaggtttcaggttgataagctcgaacccaaagcagataaaatgcatcttcataggacacccaaaacagttgggtatacctcctaattcagatccgaaagcaatagggattgtttcttgaatcgggtcctttttcgaggaaaggtttctctcgaaagaattgagtgggaggatggtggagacttgatgaggttattgaaccgtcacttcaactagtgtgtagcagggcacaggaagttgttcctgtggcacctacaccaattgaagtggaagcttatgatattgatcatgaaacttcggatcaagtcactaccaaacctcgtgggatgacaaggatacgtactacttcagagtggtacgtaatcctgtcttggaagtcatgttgctagacaacaatgaacctacgagctatggagaagcgatggtgggcccggattccgataaatggctcaaggccataaaacccgagagaggatccatgtatgaaaacaaagtgtagactttggaagaactacttgatggtcgtaaggctgttaggtacatatggattttgaaaggaagacagacaatgatggtaagtgtcaccattgagaaagctcgacttgtcgttaagatgtttttcgacaagttcaaggagttgactacgatgagactttctcactcgtagcgatgctaagagtctgttggaattatattagcaattactgcattatttatgaaatcttgcagataggatgtcaaaacattgtttcctcgacgatttcttgaggaaaggttgtatgtgatacaaccggaaggttttgtctatcctgaaatatgctaataagtatgcaaagctccagcaatccttctgaggactggagtgagcatctcggagttggaatgtatgctttgatgatgatcaaagattttgggtgtatacaaagtttatgagaaacttgtatttccaaagaagtgagtgggagcactatagaatttctgatgagtatatgttgttgacatattaatgatcagaaatgacgtagaatttctggaaagcatatagggttatttggaaagtgttttcaatggaaaacctggattaagctacttgaacattgagcatcaagatctataaggatagatcaaaacgcttaatagtactttcaaatgagcacatgccttgacgtgatcttgaaggtgttcaagatggatcagtcaaagaaggagttcttgcctgagttgtaaggtatgaagttaagacttaaagctcgaccatggcagaatagagagaaaggaacgaaggtcgtcccctatgcttaagacataggctctacagtatgctatgctgtgtaccgcacctgaagtgtgctttaccatgagtcagtcaaggggtacaagagtgatccaagaatggatcacaggacagcggtcaaagttatccttagtaactagtggactaaggaattttctcaattatggaggtggtaaaagagttcgtcgtaaagggttacgtcgatgcaagcttaacacctatccggatagctctgagtagagataccggatacgtataatggagcaacaatttagaatagctccaagtagaacagttatttggaatagctccaaatagaacgtggtagctgcatctaggagatgacatagagatttgtaaagcacacacggatctgaaaggttcagacccgttgactataacctctctcacaagcataacatgatcaaacccagaactcatcgagtgttaatcacatggtaaatgtgaactagattattgactctagtaaactctttgggtgttagtcacatggggatgtgaccttgagtgttaatcacatatcgatgtgaactagattattgactctagtgcaagtgggagactgttggaaatatgccctagaggcaataataaattgattattattatatttccttgttcatgataatcgtttattatccatgctagaattgtattgataggaaactcagatacatgtgtggatacatagacaacaccatgtccctagtaagcctctagttgactagctcgttaatcaatagatggttacggtttcctgaccatggacattggatgtcgttgataacgggatcacatcattaggagaatgatgtgatggacaagacccaatcctaagcctagcacaagatcatgtagttcgtatgctaaagcttttctaatgtcaagtatcatttccttagaccatgagattgtgcaactcccggataccgtaggagtgctttgggtgtgccaaacgtcacaacgtaactgggtggctataaaggtacactacgggtatctctgaaagtgtctgttgggttggcacgaatcgagattgggattttgtcactccgtgtaaacggagaggtatctctgggcccactcggtaggacatcatcataatgtgcacaatgtgaccaaggggttgatcacgggatgatgtgttacggaacgagtaaagagacttgccggtaacgagattgaacaaggtatcggtataccgacgatcgaatctcgggcaagtaccataccgctagacaaagggaattgtatacgggattgattgagtccttgacatcgtggttcatccgatgagatcatcgtggaacatgtgggagccaacatgggtatccagatcccgctgttggttattgaccggagaacatctcggtcatgactacatgtctcccgaacccgtagggtctacacacttaaggttcgatgacgctagggttataaaggaagtttgtatgtggttaccgaatgttgttcggagtcccggatgagatcccggacgtcacgaggagttccggaatggtccggaggtaaagatttatatataggaagtcctgtttcggccatcgggacaagtttcggggtcatcggtattgtaccgggaccaccggaagggtcccgggggcccaccgggtggggccacctgccccagggggccacatgggctgtagggggtgcgccttggcctacatgggccaagggcagcagcccctagaggcccatgcgccaagatataggaaaaaggggagagtcctaaagggggaaggcacctccgaggtgccttggggaggatggactcctcccccctccttagccgcaccccttccttggaggagggggcaaggctgcgcctcccccctctcccctgcccctatatatagtggaggggagggagggcatccatacctgagcccttggcgcctccctccctcccgtgacacctcctcctctcccgtaggtgcttggcgaagccctgcaggattgccacgctcctccatcaccaccacgccgttgtgctgctgctggatggagtcttcctcaacctctccctctctccttgctggatcaaggcgtgggagacatcgtcgagctgtacgtgtgttgaacgcggaggtgccgtccgttcggcactaggatcatcggtgatctgaatcacgacgagtacgactccatcaaccccgttcacttgaacgcttccgcttagcgatctacaagggtatgtagatgcactcccctttctactcgttgctggtctctccatagatagatcttggtgttacgtaggaaaatttttgaatttctgctacgttccccaacacattatTGTCTATTTATCCATACTTGTATccgagtttccgatcaatacaattctagcatggataataaacgattatcatgaacagggaaatatgataataatcaatttattattgcctctagggcatattttcagcactctcccacttgcactagagtgaataatttagttcacatcgtcTTGTGATTAACAAcaaatgagttctagggtttgatcctgttttgcttgtgaaagtggttttagtcaacgggtctgcaacattcagatccacgTTTACTTcgtaaatctctatgtcatattgtagatgctgctaccacgctccacttggagctattccaaatggctgctccactatatgtatccggtttgctactcagagtcatccggattggtgtcaaagcttgcatcgacgtaactctttatcatTTCCAtatccgagaaacatttccttattcctgtaaggataattttgaccgttatccagtgatccactcctagatcactcttgtacccctttgccagacacgtggcaaggcacacatcaggtacggtacacaacatggcataccgtattgagcctatggctaaggcataggggacgaccttcatcctttctcttacttctgccgtggtcgagctttgagtcttactcaacttcacaccttacaactcaggcaagaactccttcaaaattatgtcaaggtatatgctctgtgaaagtcttatcagacgtcttgatctatatctactagtagaacgcccgtgcgttgctacgggataCAATACATATAAATAAATCAAACATATAAATGAACCCTACCGTCAGGGACCATGCCGATAGGCTGTTATACCCTATCGCCATGGACTCTGGCGATAAGAAAAGAATCATATCCTGAATTTTTACAAGGCAGGGTCAGATCTCGATCAAGTTTTGAAAAAGGTCAACACATGAAATTTAGCCTCCAAAAGCAACGGCCCATGCGGTACCTGGAAAATCGACAAACACATGACACGACAGCGCCAGTAAACCAGTACGTCGACACGTAAAAATCTAATTAGAAAAAAAGTCAGAACAGCACAATGACCGCATGCACACGGTCACACCACCCATCATAACACCCCATGCATGCCGCCGCCCCACATGTTCATATCCGTGTACAACCAATATGCATGTGTGCACGCAAAAGACCAATTCGTGCATACGTCAGATTTATCGGCAACAAAAGGAATGTCTCAAATCCACCTTGGAATCGCAAAGTTTACCTGAAAACATACATCCCAGCTCCTAAGCTAATTGCAAACCAACATGTGGTTAGATGGTTAAATGAACAGTGATATTTTCAACCTATCAAGATTCAagttctggtgctcgcattatttctagatttatttcagaattttcggcgatgcgctttcaaTGGAAGAAGACGTTCCCATCAACGATGAGGCGTCTACGGTGACTTTGTAGGATGAAGAAGTCAAAAAGATGGCTAATGGGAAATAGTGCCTTGGGTATGGATGTTGACTGATTTTTTAAAAGTTAGTCAATATAGCAAGGAATCGAAGTCATGCCAAGTAGGCAGGGTGCTCGTCCTCATAATCGCACGCTGTAAGAGCTTTGCATATGTCATTCATGGTCGGTCTGTTGGTCCTCTCCTCCATGCACGATAAGGAGATCTTCACCATTTCCATGGCCTGTCGAGGGTTGAACTGCCCATTCAGCCTTCTATCCACCAGCGACACTATAGATCCACTCGCCACCACCTGCTTCAGCGCCTGCGTGATCTGACGCATCTCCAGCCGTTCTCCACCGTCCGCGGTCGTCTGGTCAGAAATCCTGCTGCCGATCACCATTTCCAAGAGCACGATGCCGTAGCTGTACACATCAACTTTGGCGTCGACCGGCAGGCCTAGCGCCCACTCAGGTGCCATGTACCCTGCCGTCCCCCTCATGTGGGAGAGCTGCACACCATTGCTGACGTCGTTCCTCCCGGACAACTTGGCCAGCCCGAAGTCAGAGATCTTTGGGTCGAGGTCCCGCGTGAGCAGAATGTTCTCCGGCTTGACGTCGCAGTGGATGACCCACTCAAGGCACTCGTGGTGGAGGTAGGCTAGGCCCCTGGCCGCGCCAAGCGCGATCTTGAACCTCTCGCTCCACGCCAGCGCCTTGTCGATGTCGTCCTGACCGAACAGGTGTCTGTCCAGTGACTCATTCTCCACATACTCGTACACCAACAGCCTGTGCTTGCCCTCCAAGCAGAAGCCCCAGATCCTCACCAGGTTGATGTGGTTGATCCTACCGAACACCGCCATCTCTGCCCAGAACTCCTCGTCGGCCTGCACCACGTTTGTCAGCTTCTTCACCGCCACCACGGTGGTCTTGTCAAGCACCCCACGGTACACGACGCCGGAGCCGCCATGGCCGAGCTCCTCGTTGAAGTTCCCAGTGGCATTTTTGAGCTCCCGATACGTGAACCTCTTGAAATGGGTCCCCATGCCCAGCCTATAGCCTGCCTCCATTGAGCTTGGTATGGCGCTGTTCTGCCTTGACAGGAACCACCACGCCGTGGCGATGAAGAGGAGCTCAAGAAATCCCAGCACGGCGGCGATAGCGAAAAAGTAGGACCAGTATTGCGGTGGCGGGACGATGGTGGCGCCACCGGCAGAACCATTATGATTGCAGACGAggccctcgggcggcggcggcggcgccgaggcGTTGAGCTCGCCAGGCACCTTGAGATATATGCTTTCTGGGGACGTGGGGGACGTGTAACCGTTGAACAGGACCCCTTTCGGTAAGCACTGGCCCAGGCCATTCATCTTGTAGGAGAAGGCGACGCAGGAGCACATGCTCAAGCAGATGCTCTTGCAGTCTTCCAACGTGACGGAGCTGTTGTATCCGAGGTCGTAGCCGTAGAACTCAGTGGACGCCACCTCGACGAACGCGAATCGCTGCTGTTCCGACGCGCTGCAGTTGGTGGCGGTGCTGAACATCGGTTGGCATCCCTTTCTCCAGTCGTGGCGGTCCACCATCTCGTGCCCCGGTGCGCACGAGCATCGGAGGGACGGCTGGTACTCGCAGACGCCGTTCTTGCCGCACAGCCCGTGGACGGAGCACGGCTGCTTCATCGCAGCCCACGTGACCGTCCATCCTCCGGCCGCGTCCAGGCTGTACATCCTCACGTTCCCGTCCTGCTCGATGGTTAGCCGTCTCTTGACGCCGGCGGCGCCCAGGTCGGAGGCCTCGACTCGCAGTTTGTCGCTGGAGAGGAACACGCCGGTGTCGTCGAGGACGCCGATGCGTGAGGTGTTGTAGTTGGTCCGCCCGCTCCCGAACACGCCTATGTCCCGGTCCGGCCAGTAGGTGCTGGCGATCTCCGGGCCGTCGTACAAGAGCCGCAGCACGTTGTCGCTGTCGTAGTAGAGGGCGTAGTAGCCGGCGACTAGCTTCTTGTTCTTGGACAGCGTCTGCGACGGGAGCAGGGTGTCCGTCGGCCAGTCGAAGCTCTGCCACACGGGGGCGCGGCCGGTGGACGGGTCGGCGACGAGGAGATTGCCGGTGTCGAGGAGGGAGATGGTGAGCTGCTTGTTGCCGCCGGTCTTGCTATCCCACACGCTCGTCCCGTCTGCGTCGACGAGGGCCAGCTTGCCCTCGGCGCCGAAGGATATACGGGAAATCCGGCCGTTCACGGGGGCGCCAGGGTTGGCCGTCCAGACGGCGGTCCGGTTCTTGGCCGCGGTGAACCAGACGGAGAAGTAGAAGGCGTTGTCGCCGGCCGGGAGGAAGCCGCAGGAGAAGGTGGCGTCCGGTGAGACCAGGAAGGGCAGCCCGTGGTCTTCCACCGACAGGGATGACCCGGCGCGCAGCGTGTGTGCTACCGATGCTGCACCAGCACAGCAGCGCAGCGGAAGAAGATCAAGAGATATGAGTGGAAGAAGGGCTAGAAGAGTAACGACTCTAGTCATCATGCATGCATGAAACGAATGTCGTGGTGGACAAGTGGACGGCAAGGGAAGCATTCACAGCAATTTTAATGCTACATCAATGGATTACTTAAGGTTTACGTACGGGCACGTGCACTCAATGGGTGGAGATAATTTTATGGAAAGTCCCTTAACGGTCCTGTAACAGCTAGCCCGTGTGTTTAGCACGTGCCCGTATTCTTTTGACTCTACCTACCGTGGAATGGACTTGTGGCTCACTCCTCACCGTACCAACTTGTGGTGTGAAACGCAGTACATGATGGGGCTCGACTCCGGCGCAAATTGAGTTGTCGCACGTCTTCTTCTTGCTTAATTTCCAGCCACTTGGGCCGTGAATCATCGCCCCGCCTTCTTTGGAACTGTTTTCCTTTTATGCAAGAAACCACGAGGACTTTGGAAACCATATCGTGTATTAACGTGGGATTTAATACGTGGTTAACTAACTACTCCCTCCGCAGGGGCGGACCCAGGAAAAAAATTGAGAGGGGGCAATAATGTATGGCCATATTTCGAATTAACAATGCAGTCGTTCATATAAATTGAAACCTAGGCACAATCACttcattctccatgagatgaccaaATTCATGAAAGAAAGAAACTATCAATTTGAGACAACATATCTTACATCGGTACGTCAATATCTTGTTCTGAAGTTGCATAAGAGAACACTGATGCATTGCATAACAATCTAACCTACAACctggaagaaaaaaaatcagagtgaaAATAATTAAAGGATGCCTTTATATAAGCAAAAAATTGTGTTTAGCACATTGCCTTTTGCTTTGTCCCATAGCGATTTTTCACCTCTTGAGAACGTTTGATTATCACTTTATTAGAAAAAAAAACATATCAATCCCTTTTCTACAAATCAAATACGACTATGGTTCATACCAATCGACACTAAAATGTTGATTGATCGTTGGAATTGTCTTTTGCTTAAACTTTTTAGGCCGAGGCAGATTTCCTCATGCCGATTGGGATTGTAATATGCAATCATCTTGCtgggaactactccctccttccatctatatagggcctaatgcattttttaagaccgcctttgactattgacaagattaatagtacatgacatgcacaatgtgaacattatatcattgaaagctcctttcacacacgaatttaacggtgtgctttgtgtaagttgcatgtcatatattattgctctaatatttggtcaaagttaaccttgaaaaacgcattaggccctatatagatggaaggagggagtagtaagaatAGATGATGTGAATGAAATTTTGAGTGTCTCAGTCTAGACTAAAGTTTGGTACTAAAATTTAAATCTTAGGAGGAAATTGTTTGAACCAGTCTAGTCATCTAAATCGGTACATTATACACATAAATTGATGATACTATTATGGTTTGTATACAGGAATTGCAAACGGACAGTTTTTTTAAAAAAGGAAGAACCCTAATGATCTAGTATACGCCTTACTTGATGTCAATTAGAACGCTGAACTTGCAGAATCGGTGATGAGCCTGTGTTGTGGATGCGGCGTGCAAGCGTGAGAGACAGGCGACGGAAGTCGCTGATTGCCTGCGGCGAGCCGAGCCGGAAACTGCTTGATGACGCCATCGCGTGAGCGGCAGGATTGGGGCGGCTGCGCGCCTGCCGTATCGTGCCTTCGCTACTTCTAGGGCCGCACTGATCCATAACGTAGCTTGTTTCTTTGTGGTGGGCTTTTACAGATTTAGAATACATTGGCTTTTGAAAATAAACAAGAAATTGGGCTGTGAGTGGGGGCCAAGTAATGGGTCGAGAGGGGGCACACGTAGCTTGGCACGATCAGTCGAGGCGTACGAGGAAAGATCGAGTGGGGGCAGCTGCCCCCACAACCTTCAAGGTGCGTCCGCCCCTGTCCccccgtctaggtgtgtaagtcatcttaaaaaatcaaataatcc is a genomic window containing:
- the LOC123089713 gene encoding putative receptor protein kinase ZmPK1, with the translated sequence MMTRVVTLLALLPLISLDLLPLRCCAGAASVAHTLRAGSSLSVEDHGLPFLVSPDATFSCGFLPAGDNAFYFSVWFTAAKNRTAVWTANPGAPVNGRISRISFGAEGKLALVDADGTSVWDSKTGGNKQLTISLLDTGNLLVADPSTGRAPVWQSFDWPTDTLLPSQTLSKNKKLVAGYYALYYDSDNVLRLLYDGPEIASTYWPDRDIGVFGSGRTNYNTSRIGVLDDTGVFLSSDKLRVEASDLGAAGVKRRLTIEQDGNVRMYSLDAAGGWTVTWAAMKQPCSVHGLCGKNGVCEYQPSLRCSCAPGHEMVDRHDWRKGCQPMFSTATNCSASEQQRFAFVEVASTEFYGYDLGYNSSVTLEDCKSICLSMCSCVAFSYKMNGLGQCLPKGVLFNGYTSPTSPESIYLKVPGELNASAPPPPPEGLVCNHNGSAGGATIVPPPQYWSYFFAIAAVLGFLELLFIATAWWFLSRQNSAIPSSMEAGYRLGMGTHFKRFTYRELKNATGNFNEELGHGGSGVVYRGVLDKTTVVAVKKLTNVVQADEEFWAEMAVFGRINHINLVRIWGFCLEGKHRLLVYEYVENESLDRHLFGQDDIDKALAWSERFKIALGAARGLAYLHHECLEWVIHCDVKPENILLTRDLDPKISDFGLAKLSGRNDVSNGVQLSHMRGTAGYMAPEWALGLPVDAKVDVYSYGIVLLEMVIGSRISDQTTADGGERLEMRQITQALKQVVASGSIVSLVDRRLNGQFNPRQAMEMVKISLSCMEERTNRPTMNDICKALTACDYEDEHPAYLA